In one window of Cryptococcus neoformans var. neoformans JEC21 chromosome 7 sequence DNA:
- a CDS encoding ribosomal protein L29.e, cytosolic, putative produces the protein MAKSKNHTAHNQTRKAHRNKIQRPKTNKYHSLKGVDPKFRRNARYAAQGSAKAIREAKASA, from the exons ATGGCCAAGTCAAAGAACCACACCGCCCACAACCAGACCAGGAAGG CTCACAGGAACAAGATCCAGAGGCCTAAGACTAACAAGTACCACTCTCTTAAGGGTGTTGACCCCAAG TTCCGACGAAACGCCCGATACGCTGCCCAAGGTTCCGCCAAGGCTATCCGAGAGGCCAAGGCTTCTGCATAG
- a CDS encoding endopeptidase, putative — protein MAPKADWEKYDKKVTDEKEEKIVALDESDIQILKTYGQGPYSLHLKKIENQIKDIQKRVNEKIGVRESDTGLAPANLWDIPADKQRSGRPLQVARCQTIIKAANPPSGDQPLNPQDGAGAGNPEGDRYVISIKQVAKFVVGLGDEVSPTDVEEGMRVGVDQVTYKIMLPLPPKIDPSVTMMQVEERPSITYADVGGCKEQIEKLREVVELPLLEPERFVNLGIEPPKGVLLYGPPGTGKTLCARAVANRTDSTFIRVIGSELVQKYIGEGARMVRELFEMARSKKACIIFFDEVDAIGGARFDDGAGGDNEVQRTMLELINQLDGFDPRGNIKVIMATNRPDTLDPALLRPGRLDRKVEFSLPDNEGRTHILKIHGKSMSVERDIRYDLIARLCPNATGAELKAVATEAGMFAIRARRKVATERDFLDAVEKVIRQGSKFSSTALYAQYN, from the exons ATGGCCCCTAAAGC TGACTGGGAGAAAT ACGACAAGAAGGTCACagacgagaaggaggagaagattgtcg CTCTCGATGAGTCCGATATCCAGATCCTCAAGACATAT GGCCAAGGACCTTATTCCCTTCACctcaagaagattgagaacCAAATCAAGGATATCCAGAAGCGTGTGAACGAGAAGATTGGTGTTCGCGAGTCCGATACTGGGTTAGCACCTGCCAACCTTTGGGATATACCCGCGGATAAGCAGAGGAGTGGAAGGCCGTTGCAGGTCGCTAGGTGTCAGACTATTATCAAGGCCG CCAACCCTCCATCAGGCGACCAGCCTTTGAATCCTCAAGATGGTGCGGGTGCCGGTAATCCGGAAGGAGATCGATATGTCATCTCTATCAAGCAGGTGGCAAAGTTTGTGGTCGGTTTGGGCGACGAGGTGTCACCTACcgatgtggaggagggtATGCGAGTCGG AGTGGACCAAGTAACCTACAAGATTATGCTCCCCTTACCGCCCAAGATCGATCCTTCAGTAACCATGATGCAGGTCGAGGAACGACCATCAATTACTTATGCCGATGTTGGTGGATGCAAGGAACAGATTGAAAAGTTGCGAGAGGTCGTCGAGTTACCCTTATTAGAG CCTGAGCGATTTGTCAACCTCGGTATTGAACCCCCCAAGGGTGTCCTTCTCTATGGTCCTCCCGGTACCGGTAAAACGCTTTGTGCTCGAGCCGTCGCCAACCGAACCGACTCTACCTTTATACGTGTCATCGGTTCCGAACTTGTGCAAAAGTACATTGGTGAAGGTGCCCGGATGGTGCGAGAACTGTTTGAGATGGCCCGATCGAAGAAGGCGTgtatcatcttctttgatgAAGTCGACGCAATTGGTGGTGCGAGATTTGATGATGGTGCTGGTGGAGACAATGAGGTGCAGCGAACCATGTTGGAGCTGATTAACCAACTGGATGGTTTCGATCCGAGAGGTAACATCAAGGTCATCATGGCCACTAACAG ACCCGACACCCTTGACCctgctcttctccgtcCGGGCCGTTTGGACCGAAAAGTCGAATTCTCCCTCCCTGACAATGAAGGTCGAACACACATTCTCAAAATCCACGGTAAATCAATGTCTGTCGAGCGCGATATCCGATACGACCTCATTGCCCGTCTATGCCCCAATGCGACCGGTGCTGAACTCAAGGCTGTGGCCACAGAAGCCGGCATGTTCGCTATCAgggcgagaagaaaggTGGCGACAGAGAGAGACTTTTTGGATGCTGTTGAGAAGGTTATCAGGCAGGGCAGCAAGTTCTCCAGTACAGCGTTGTATGCGCAGTATAACTAG
- a CDS encoding RNA lariat debranching enzyme, putative, translating into MRIAIQGCSHGSLAQIYDVVNYYSSQTKNPIDLLLLCGDFQALRSKHDYASLAVPAKFKQLGSFHQYYSGERVAPVLTIVIGGNHEASNYMWELYHGGWLAPSIYYLGAAGSVYVNGLRIVGASGIYKGFDYRKGHFEKVPYNDKELRSIYHIREYDVEKLMHLTPSPSTIFLSHDWPTTIAHHGNKNALLKRKPFFRDEIEKNTLGSPPLLRLMNHFQPSYWFSAHLHVKFAALYEHQAPSHGPDVDGGAPLPLPAMSTAIAQTGNNPDEIQIDEEMDEGNPDEIIVEDEGEEIIVRPRQVNPDEIVMDDEEFDDPPPAVPQPLPITTSSVVNPEEITISDEEFDAPMAVSQSPQPLPPTRANASNPEEIAISDDEFDDPAPVAQPLTAIDESTDLIAQSRSNPSHPHVAGTIAPPASDSTAPRVMQEARQEQQKWELHGGKGMEGVTKFLALDKCGPGKDHMQFLEIPDPSPPAIPGPPRLTYDPEWLAISRAFHPYLSTSYQPIPLPSPDVLEQMVKDEVTRIKEEGLLVPAVPEKGAVEGQEGLVWEKGKVDVGRVQRFWWTAPPEGHPGGNDAAWYTNPQTEAFCGMLGVQNKINPPVNRS; encoded by the exons ATGAGG ATCGCTATCCAAGGTTGCTCCCATGGCAGTCTCGCCCAGATATACGACGTCGTCAACTACTACTCGTCCCAAACAAAGAACCCTATAGACCTCTTGCTCCTCTGCGGCGACTTCCAAGCTCTGCGATCGAAACATGATTACGCTTCTCTTGCCGTACCAGCTAAATTCAAGCAGCTTGGATCATTCCATCAGTATTACTCTGGTGAACGGGTCGCGCCTGTCTTGACAATCGTGATCGGCGGCAACCACGAGGCAAGTAATTATATGTGGGAGCTGTACCACGGCGGGTGGCTAGCTCCTAGCATATATTACCTTGGAGCGGCTGGTAGTGTTTATGTGAACGGGCTGAGGATTGTGGGCGCGAGTGGGATTTATAAGGGATTCGACTACCGGAAGG GTCACTTTGAGAAGGTGCCTTACAATGATAAGGAACTGAGAAGTATATATCATATACGAGAGTACGATGTGGAAAAGCTCATGCAT TTAACACCAAGTCCTAGCACCATCTTCTTATCTCACGATTGGCCAACCACAATAGCTCACCATGGTAACAAGAACGCTCTGCTCAAACGCAAGCCCTTCTTCCGGGACGAA ATTGAAAAGAACACTCTTGGTTCACCGCCCCTCTTACGACTAATGAACCATTTCCAACCCTCTTACTGGTTCTCAGCCCATTTACATGTCAAGTTTGCAGCTCTGTACGAACATCAGGCCCCTAGCCATGGTCCGGATGTTGACGGTGGCGCCCCCTTACCTTTACCGGCAATGTCAACGGCGATAGCTCAGACTGGTAATAACCCAGATGAGATACAAATcgatgaggagatggatgagggGAACCCCGATGAGATTattgttgaggatgagggtgaagaGATTATCGTTAGACCGAGACAGGTCAATCCAGATGAGATTGTAatggatgacgaggagtTTGACGATCCTCCGCCCGCGGTCCCTCAACCTTTACCCATTACAACCAGCAGTGTTGTCAATCCAGAAGAAATAACCATATCAGACGAAGAATTCGATGCTCCTATGGCTGTCTCTCAATCCCCTCAGCCCCTCCCCCCTACCAGAGCCAACGCCTCCAACCCTGAAGAAATAGCCATCTCGGACGACGAATTCGATGACCCTGCTCCTGTGGCGCAACCTCTTACCGCGATTGATGAATCGACCGACCTCATTGCCCAATCCCGTTCTAATCCATCCCATCCACATGTTGCTGGTACCATAGCCCCTCCCGCTTCTGACTCTACTGCACCGCGTGTAATGCAAGAAGCGCGACAAGAGCAGCAGAAATGGGAGCTGCACGGCGGGAAAGGAATGGAGGGCGTGACCAAGTTTCTGGCATTGGACAAGTGTGGACCTGGTAAAGACCATATGCAA TTCCTTGAGATCCCAGACCCTTCCCCACCCGCAATCCCAGGACCTCCAAGGTTAACGTACGACCCCGAATGGCTAGCGATATCCCGTGCTTTCCACCCATACCTCTCAACCTCATATCAGCCCATCCCCCTCCCATCGCCCGACGTACTTGAGCAGATGGTGAAGGATGAAGTGACAAGgatcaaggaagaagggttgcTCGTTCCTGCTGTTCCAGAAAAAGGTGCGGTCGAGGGGCAAGAGGGGTTAGTATGggaaaagggcaaggtGGATGTTGGAAGAGTGCAAAGGTTTTGGTGGACTGCGCCACCTGAAGGACATCCGGGTGGAAATGACG CTGCATGGTATACGAATCCGCAGACAGAGGCGTTCTGCGGAATGTTGGGTGTCCAGAACAAGATCAACCCTCCGGTGAACAGATCATAA
- a CDS encoding expressed protein, producing MRSMRAVAPAIRRPASLRYIPLIIRPATIPLSRSVSNLPRTPFSSPANLTDATTSEYTHSTLYAFSYLSRTIKYVLYSLLAIGGISVATFEGIHLYVEKVCLAAPSREDTDEYGWASENQGWTGGPRGGTDPRLGMKARHALRGAWICQEWGAGSSGAVERSVHTSAFHPDFVAARGMISMPGDSDESAASRGRLRVDRGYELADEYVDLAIREARKKGLVFPPTLPGARPAGPPTEKQMSHGPQGDPAVIDLLLLKAGTLERINTIDSLSHAKDLYEQVLCSLNSSMGNEGGPGGRARVMRLAGKVGDLCARTGGRNEAMQWWGWGLNKAGVDIHAHTQTSQIVQEVKQDVNKGWFGKSAAASTPTPVALASKSSTLSPTLPPPVLRATISLLTSASAQLATTSSLPAASSLQSLALSYLSKPLLQTQDSLASPSAALHSTWLIHRTSLLKLHLSSVLYALSKSSTEALPLVAGAQGQVEGVITELLPLPAAFIQRGSALTAPAKILARDALLTGAEIAYTKGTFLERSLPATSSQTGGLLKAKRSETPEEKAMRISTLESALECFERATALSALESGAGPVKAKGGEEEAVGRGEEWGKYWRGFVRTREKLDEALGIEQVKESEKISDKI from the exons ATGCGTTCCATGAGAGCAGTAGC CCCAGCTATTCGCCGTCCAGCCTCTCTTCGCTACATTCCGCTCATCATCCGTCCGGCGACTATTCCCTTGTCTCGAAGCGTATCGAATCTCCCACGCACACCCTTTTCTTCGCCCGCCAATCTCACAGACGCCACCACATCCGAGTACACTCACTCCACCCTTTACGCATTCTCATACCTCTCTCGCACTATCAAATATGTCCTCTACTCCCTTCTCGCCATTGGTGGTATCTCCGTGGCGACGTTTGAAGGCATCCACCTTTACGTGGAGAAAGTATGTCTAGCAGCGCCGAGCAGGGAGGATACAGACGAGTATGGATGGGCGAGTGAGAACCAAGGCTGGACAGGCGGACCGAGGGGCGGGACGGATCCTCGATTAGGTATGAAAGCCCGGCATGCCCTTCGAGGCGCATGGATCTGCCAGGAATGGGGAGCTGGGTCTTCTGGTGCTGTTGAGCGTAGTGTTCACACCTCGGCGTTCCACCCAGACTTTGTCGCTGCTCGGGGCATGATCTCTATGCCCGGCGATAGTGACGAAAGTGCCGCCAGCAGGGGCAGATTGAGGGTGGATAGGGGTTACGAACTGGCGGATGAGTATGTCGACCTTGCCATCCGGGaggcaaggaaaaagggGCTTGTTTTTCCTCCAACGCTGCCTGGTGCTCGACCTGCAGGCCCACCGACTGAAAAGCAAATGTCTCATGGTCCTCAAGGTGATCCAGCCGTCATAGACTTGTTGCTCCTCAAGGCAGGCACGTTGGAACGTATTAATACTATCGACTCGCTTTCCCATGCAAAGGACCTTTACGAGCAAGTGCTTTGCTCACTCAATTCTTCTATGgggaatgaaggaggacCTGGGGGCAGGGCAAGGGTGATGAGACTTGCCGGCAAGGTCGGCGATCTTTGTGCCAGAACTGGTGGTAGAAATGAAGCTATGCAATGGTGGGGATGGGGTTTGAATAAGGCTGGAGTGGATATTCATGCCCATACTCAGACTTCCCAGATCGTTCAAGAAGTCAAGCAAGATGTCAACAAGGGTTGGTTCGGCAAGTCGGCTGCGGCTTCTACTCCTACACCCGTGGCACTTGCATCTAAGTCATCAACTTTATCTCCCACGCTTCCCCCACCTGTTCTCCGAGCAACAATTTCCCTCCTCACATCCGCCTCTGCTCAATTAGCaaccacttcttctctcccagcagcctcttccctccaatCCCTCGCTCTCTCCTATCTCTccaaacctcttcttcagacTCAAGATTCACTCGCATCACCCTCAGCCGCTCTCCACAGCACATGGCTCATCCACCGTACTTCGCTTCTCAaacttcatctttcctctGTCCTTTACGCTCTTTCCAAATCATCTACTGAAGCACTCCCACTTGTTGCCGGTGCGCAAGGACAGGTTGAAGGAGTGATTACCGAACTTTTGCCCTTGCCGGCTGCTTTCATCCAGCGAGGATCAGCACTCACTGCACCGGCCAAGATTCTTGCCCGTGACGCCTTGTTAACAGGTGCCGAGATCGCGTACACTAAGGGTACCTTCCTCGAGCGTTCTTTGCCCGCGACTTCATCCCAAACAGGTGGGCTCCTCAAGGCCAAGCGGTCCGAGACACcagaagagaaggcgaTGCGTATCAGTACGCTGGAATCAGCTTTAGAGTGCTTTGAGAGAGCTACGGCTTTGAGTGCTTTGGAAAGTGGAGCGGGCCCGGTAAAGGCcaagggtggagaagaagaagcggtTGGTAGAGGTGAGGAATGGGGCAAATACTGGAGAGGGTTTGTGAGAACAAGGGAAAAGTTGGACGAAGCTCTGGGAATTGAGCAGGTGAAAGAGAGTGAGAAGATTAGTGACAAGATCTAA
- a CDS encoding malate dehydrogenase, putative, whose translation MFARQVAKNSSSLARGFASSARSNRKVAVLGAAGGIGQPMSLLLKQNPGVTGLSLYDIRGAPGVAADISHVNTHSTVKGFEKDDIKEALTGAEIVIIPAGVPRKPGMTRDDLFNTNASIVRDLAEACAEYCPKAFIGIISNPVNSTVPIFAEVLKKKGVFDEKRVFGITTLDVVRASRFLGEIKGKDPKDIKVTVVGGHSGVTIVPLLSQTPEGKDVSGEAYKALVNRIQFGGDEVVKAKAGTGSATLSMGYAGARFTDSLIRALNGETGIVEPTFVKSPLYESEGVEYFASNVELGPEGVKKINPVGQLSAEEQELLKACLPDLVKNIKKGVDFVKA comes from the exons ATGTTCGCTCGTCAAGTCGCCAAGaactcctcttccctcgctAGGGGCTTCGCTTCCTCTGCCAGGTCCAACAGGAAGGTCGCTGTCCTCGGTGCCGCTG GTGGTATCGGTCAGCCCAtgtctctcctcctcaagcaGAACCCCGGCGTTACTGGCCTCTCCCTCTATGACATTCGAGGTGCTCCCGGTGTTGCTGCCGACATTTCCCACGTCAACACCCACTCTACCGTCAAGGGCtttgagaaggacga CATCAAGGAGGCTCTTACTGGCGCCGAAATTGTCATCATCCCCGCTGGTGTCCCCAGAAAGCCCGGTATGAC CCGTGACGACCTTTTC AACACCAACGCATCTATCGTCCGTGACCTCGCCGAGGCCTGTGCCGAGTACTGCCCCAAGGCTTTCATCGGTATCATCTCTAACCCCGTCAACTCCACCGTCCCCATCTTCGCCGAggtcttgaagaagaagggcgtCTTTGACGAGAAGAGGGTCTTTGGTATCACCACCCTTGACGTTGTCCGAGCTTCCCGATTCCTCGGTGAgatcaagggcaaggacCCGAAGGACATCAAGGTCACCGTTGTCGGTGGTCACTCTGGTGTCACCATCgtccccctcctctctcagACCCCCGAGGGCAAGGACGTCAGCGGTGAGGCTTACAAGGCCCTTGTCAACAGGATCCAGTTTGGTGGTGACGAGGTTGTGAAGGCCAAGGCCGGTACCGGTTCCGCCACCCTCTCCATGGGTTACG CTGGTGCCCGATTCACCGACTCTCTTATCCGAGCGTTGAACGGCGAGACTGGCATCGTCGAGCCTACTTTCGTCAAGTCTCCCTTGTACGAGTCTGAGGGTGTCGAGTACTTTGCCTCCAACGTTGAACTCGGCCCTGAGGGTGTCAAGAAGATCAACCCTGTTGGCCAGTTGAGCGCTGAGGAACAGGAGTTGCTCAAGGCCTGTCTCCCCGA CCTTGTCAAGAACATCAAGAAGGGCGTTGACTTTGTCAAGGCTTAA
- a CDS encoding checkpoint supporessor 1, putative produces the protein MEAHRAAHPESIGVSRPRYPGIPLLRMKPPSPQRKNSWDLHSSGSLSSSRASTPPSASSFHAPDPGVEGIPDGPRPLTRPQAPLAFLMGQAILSSSRGGLSLGHIYRWIETAYPFFAADTAGWRNSVRHTLSTNKVFEKTDRTTDYPSGKGGIWTIKKGEEWRWDGVETFTRTFQADSERVKSRNRTPSQTSETSTSSAAVIEPHSGPEPGTEGIPEGPRPLARPQAPLAFLMGQAILSSSFGGLSLEHIYRWIETAYPFFATDTAGWRNSVRHTLSIHKMFAKVERTDKYPRGKGCIWTIVKGEECHWGENETFTKNFPPGHPHYALCRQTVWDKERKGEGKKGGKRKKRLSDEDSELNSVPESGRMAPIESISPKVRSAHPLSNVPLPTDVPSVTSMHEKRPSLPPLRSFSGPTLPPLSSFNLQSDSSFKGVHRRSESLHSLHSRKYSSEFELPPIKRFRVSETLPSIDSPAFSASHDIRPTLPPIRDHLAREQTSASGSVASPPPYLPPIPFGANVASLYERTSLYPQKQISYERYSSSLDDDTPNDVYQYNKFDAAFGKANERMQVVEVDGIGEVREDMGRRKPWNGFRFWVP, from the exons ATGGAGGCTCACAGAGCGGCACATCCTGAGAGCATCGGCGTCTCTCGCCCTCGCTATCC TGGCATACCTCTGCTACGAATGAAGCCACCTTCGCCGCAAAGGAAGAATAGCTGGGATCTGCACTCCAGCGGAagtctctcctcttctcgtgCCTCTACTCCCCCCTCAGCATCCTCCTTTCATGCGCCTGACCCAGGTGTAGAAGGTATCCCTGATGGTCCTCGTCCTCTCACTCGACCGCAAGCACCTCTAGCCTTCCTTATGGGCCAGGCTATCCTCAGTTCATCCCGAGGTGGCTTGTCGCTCGGCCACATATATAGATGGATTGAAACTGCCTATCCTTTCTTCGCTGCCGATACTGCGGGATGGCGCAATTCGGTCAGACACACATTGTCCACAAACAAGGTGTTTGAAAAGACAGATCGCACCACAGACTACCCATCAGGAAAAGGGGGTATTTGGACAATCAAGAAGGGCGAAGAGTGGCGCTGGGACGGAGTGGAGACCTTTACCAGGACATTTCAGGCTGATTCAGAAAGGGTAAAGTCCAGAAATAGGACTCCGTCACAGACAAGCGAGACATCCACGTCCTCAGCGGCGGTAATAGAGCCCCATAGTGGCCCCGAACCTGGCACTGAAGGTATCCCAGAAGGTCCACGTCCTCTTGCACGTCCTCAAGCACCATTGGCATTCCTCATGGGTCAAGCCATCCTTAGCTCTTCCTTTGGCGGTCTATCTTTAGAGCACATCTATCGCTGGATTGAGACTGCTTATCCATTTTTCGCCACCGATACAGCTGGATGGCGAAACTCTGTAAGACATACCCTATCTATACACAAGATGTTCGCCAAGGTTGAAAGGACCGACAAATACCCTCGAGGGAAGGGATGCATCTGGACGATTGTTAAGGGCGAAGAATGTCATTGGGGAGAAAATGAGACGTTTACCAAGAATTTCCCACCGGGGCACCCACATTATGCCTTATGTCGACAGACTGTTTGGGATAAGGAacgaaaaggagaaggaaagaaggggggaaagagaaagaagagattaTCAGATGAGGACAGCGAGCTTAAC TCGGTCCCCGAAAGTGGCCGTATGGCCCCTATTGAATCAATTAGCCCCAAGGTGCGAAGCGCGCATCCCCTCAGTAACGTCCCTCTCCCCACAGATGTCCCATCTGTCACGAGCATGCACGAGAAACGGCCGTCACTCCCTCCTTTACGCAGTTTCTCGGGTCCTACACTGCCGccactttcttctttcaatcTCCAATCCGACTCTAGCTTTAAAGGTGTTCACCGGCGCTCCGAGTCGCTTCATTCTCTTCACTCTCGTAAATACTCATCCGAATTTGAACTTCCACCAATTAAGCGCTTCCGCGTAAGCGAAACCCTTCCTTCTATCGATTCACCCGCTTTTTCGGCATCCCATGATATCAGAcccacccttcctccaatCCGCGATCACCTTGCTCGAGAGCAGACATCTGCCTCCGGATCGGTTGCGTCCCCACCACCTTACCTCCCTCCCATTCCTTTTGGCGCAAATGTCGCTTCGCTTTATGAACGTACCTCTCTCTACCCTCAAAAGCAGATATCCTATGAACGATACTCTAGCtctttggatgatgacaCTCCAAACGATGTGTACCAATATAACAAATTTGATGCAGCTTTTGGAAAGGCGAATGAGAGAATGCAAGTGGTAGAGGTTGACGGAATAGGGGAAGTTAGGGAAGACATGGGACGAAGGAAGCCTTGGAATGGGTTCAGATTTTGGGTACCTTGA
- a CDS encoding cytoplasm protein, putative: MIAPKGLQWPGVSSTRYTSSTQSPLSSSDSRWTQLISAPCHFSLPVFISTLKTLSLHPEKLFPAVLQGDILPLHQSSTTDRLSKDAEDEIRTTIPGLELIERIRTRLVPNQPQRHIKLDQTSSFYRFSQSPEGAPQENSDTTTENDCGLVIFIPEINSIEHIPYYYPQANRIAFLWDPSNINDGSEEKSGVRARISVHYLQTKSPSLMSHAPTNAHLPLAHPALGAMISRLNRPKRRSPLATISQESDVDRCQRLGVVDGSQLESGGIARSTKELENDLYKQCQHLLEKVCKYGHDHFADSPVLHPRNGVIKPPESFESIYLLLKNRHCHLNPSFSKTDMAKHRLTKLQAAPSDEWGIPANNISEWGQRDVAVAAYLMLLWKDMYPERPSANDQGKGENGKEWDTWGRPEGGFIDLGCGNGLLVHILISEGYIGKGYDLRPRPSWNMYPSKTKDALVKQSLDLPGWFPRTEDEWELGSWVTREKCVVRDGAFIIGNHCDELTPWLPLLSIIPSPPVPYISLPCCLHTLDSIYSHLNFASPSQSSNQCISLPAELDPTKSLYDSYIAWLGWYSLGCGWECDIDKVGHGMAIGKGWAIIGRKRWASAEDDAKCRAWVLAEVEVVRRRGRFKVKENEDDDHAK; this comes from the exons ATGATAGCCCCAAAGGGCTTGCAGTGGCCTGGTGTCAGTTCCACGAGGTATACCTCTTCGACACAGTCACCCCTGTCAAGCTCGGACAGCCGCTGGACCCAACTCATCTCCGCCCCCTGCCATTTTTCATTGCCAGTGTTCATCTCGACACTCAAGACGCTTTCATTGCATCCAGAGAAGCTCTTCCCGGCAGTTCTACAAGGTGATATTCTGCCTTTACATCAATCTTCAACGACAGATAGGTTGTCAAAAGACGCAGAAGACGAGATCAGAACGACAATCCCCGGACTAGAATTGATCGAGCGTATACGCACCAGACTAGTGCCCAATCAGCCTCAGAGGCATATTAAGCTGGACCAGACCAGCTCTTTCTATCGCTTTTCGCAAAGCCCAGAAGGTGCACCTCAGGAGAACAGCGATACTACTACGGAAAACGATTGTGGGCTAGTGATATTCATTCCAGAGATCAATTCGATAGAACACATCCCATATTACTATCCGCAAGCCAATCGCATAGCTTTCTTATGGGATCCCAGTAATATTAATGACGGTTCTGAGGAAAAAAGCGGAGTGAGGGCACGAATATCCGTACACTATCTCCAAACAAAATCGCCTTCTTTGATGTCACATGCACCTACTAACGCACACCTGCCTCTCGCTCATCCGGCCCTTGGGGCAATGATCTCTAGGTTGAACAGGCCTAAAAGACGGTCACCTCTTGCTACAATCAGTCAGGAGTCTGACGTCGATCGCTGCCAGAGATTGGGCGTTGTCGATGGATCACAACTGGAATCGGGTGGGATAGCAAGAAGTACCAAGGAATTGGAAAATGATTTATACAAGCAGTGCCAGCATCTTTTGGAAAAGGTATGCAAATACGGCCATGATCATTTCGCAGATTCCCCTGTTCTCCATCCCAGAAATGGG GTCATAAAACCTCCTGAAAGCTTCGAATCCatctatcttcttctcaaaaaTCGACATTGCCACCTAAATCCCAGTTTTTCCAAGACCGACATGGCCAAACACCGTTTGACTAAACTTCAAGCTGCACCGTCTGATGAGTGGGGCATACCCGCGAACAACATATCAGAATGGGGCCAGCGGGACGTGGCTGTGGCGGCATATCTGATGCTTCTTTGGAAGGATATGTATCCTGAAAGACCATCCGCGAATGATCAAGGCAAGGGTGAAAATGGGAAAGAATGGGATACTTGGGGAAGACCAGAAGGAGGCTTCATAGACCTGGGTTGC GGTAATGGCTTATTGGTGCATATTCTCATATCAGAG GGTTATATAGGCAAAGGCTACGACTTGCGTCCACGTCCTTCATGGAATATGTATCCATCAAAGACCAAAGATGCCCTCGTGAAGCAATCTCTCGATCTTCCCGGGTGGTTCCCTCGCACAGAAGACGAATGGGAGCTGGGATCGTGGGTGACGCGGGAAAAATGTGTCGTCCGGGACGGAGCATTCATCATAGGTAATCATTGCGATGAGCTCACC CCATggctgcctcttctttccatcatccCATCGCCTCCCGTGCCCTACATTTCTTTACCTTGCTGTCTCCACACACTCGATTCTATATATTCTCACCTCAACTTTGCGTCCCCTTCACAATCTTCCAACCAATGTATCTCTCTTCCCGCAGAGTTGGACCCAACAAAAAGCTTGTATGACTCTTACATTGCTTGGCTAGGATGGTATAGTTTAGGATGTGGATGGGAGTGTGACATAGACAAGGTTGGACATGGTATGGCTATAGGCAAAGGCTGGGCTATCATCG GACGTAAAAGATGGGCGTcagcagaggatgatgcGAAGTGTAGAGCTTGGGTGTTAGCCGAAGTTGAAGTCGTGCGACGTCGAGGGCGGTTTAAAGTCAaggagaatgaggatgatgatcatGCAAAATGA
- a CDS encoding integral to membrane protein, putative codes for MSRSVFSTLRPVIGQKTTLAPFAFSLRHASSSSSPFSTPTEPTSFHTQPSHSTPTGPLPLTWPSYLSLRRQRRLWSTLTSVPTTFLGLFLGGGYFASLEADPSQLIFGVEPMFVYGGATLGCMALGYLIGPSVGATLFSLTHPSIARGNPAPLEVMDREFYHRIRKNRADPRFQSVQNIVPDFYGEKIVSLSTYRRWLRDQAVYKRKAMHGVPGEDL; via the exons ATGTCCAGATCAGTTTTCAGCACTCTCAGACCTGTCATCGGGCAGAAGACCACCCTCGCcccctttgccttttcccttcgacacgcttcttcctcctcttcccctttttcaACTCCCACCGAACCCACCTCATTCCACACCCAGCCATCTCACTCCACACCTACCggccctcttcctctgacATGGCCCAGCTACCTCTCTCTCCGTCGCCAGCGCCGACTTTGGTCTACTCTCACCTCTGTGCCCACGACGTTTTTGGGATTGTTCCTTGGTGGAGGTTACTTTGCCAGTCTTGAAGCTGACCCCAGTCAGTTGATCTTTGGTGTGGAGCCTAT GTTTGTTTACGGAGGTGCGAC TTTGGGCTGCATGG CTCTTGGTTACCTCATTGGTCCCAGCGTAGGCgccaccctcttctcccttaCTCATCCTTCCATCGCCCGTGGCAACCCCGCTCCCCTGGAAGTGATGGACCGCGAGTTCTATCACAGAATTAGGAAGAACCGTGCCGACCCCAGGTTCCAGAGTGTGCAGAACATTGTGCCCGACTTTTATGGCGAGAAG ATCGTATCACTTTCTACTTATCGACGATGGCTGAGAGATCAGGCAGTCTACAAGAGAAAGGCCATGCACGGTGTTCCTGGCGAGGACTTGTAG